A single Primulina eburnea isolate SZY01 chromosome 11, ASM2296580v1, whole genome shotgun sequence DNA region contains:
- the LOC140805205 gene encoding tRNA-uridine aminocarboxypropyltransferase A translates to MESEGKIAPARRRICGSGCGRPANVCLCRSLPSSPIETVTQIVILHHPHEQSHKLATVPLLSKCLANCHIIVGRKLRYGDSSLLDTLHDQNLHSQPFRRALFLFPGSDALALADVSQVQPSLDYADENSHVLIVFDGTWKHAKEMLLASLPFLSKFAIQVCLGFDRRLEGDSIFNSGLILRKEPFSGCMSTMEAVARCLRILEPNGVEIESRIIVVLKAMVGFQASFLKSIPKLTHEQRRGEH, encoded by the exons atGGAATCGGAGGGGAAAATCGCACCTGCACGGCGGCGAATCTGCGGCAGCGGGTGCGGCAGACCGGCCAACGTATGTCTCTGCCGCAGTCTCCCTTCGAGTCCCATCGAGACGGTCACGCAAATCGTCATCCTCCATCACCCACACGAGCAAAGTCACAAACTTGCCACAGTCCCTCTCCTCTCCAAATGCCTAGCCAACTGCCACATCATCGTGGGACGAAAATTGAGGTATGGAGACTCCAGTCTGCTAGATACTCTTCACGATCAAAATCTTCATTCGCAGCCCTTTCGCCGGGCCCTTTTTCTGTTCCCTG GTTCAGATGCCTTGGCTTTAGCTGACGTCAGTCAGGTACAACCCTCTCTTGACTATGCTGATGAAAATAGTCATGTTTTGATTGTTTTTGATGGAACTTGGAAGCATGCCAAGGAGATGCTGCTGGCAAGTCTACCGTTTTTATCCAAGTTTGCCATTCAAGTTTGTCTAGGTTTCGATAGAAGGCTTGAGGGTGATAGTATTTTCAACTCAGGTTTGATTCTTAGAAAAGAACCGTTTTCTGGGTGTATGAGTACAATGGAGGCAGTTGCAAGGTGTTTAAGAATTCTCGAACCAAACGGGGTTGAGATCGAATCTAGGATAATAGTGGTTTTAAAAGCTATGGTTGGTTTTCAGGCTAGTTTCTTGAAGTCAATACCGAAATTAACACATGAACAGAGAAGAGGAGAGCACTGA